A window of the Oryzias melastigma strain HK-1 linkage group LG11, ASM292280v2, whole genome shotgun sequence genome harbors these coding sequences:
- the LOC112162437 gene encoding H-2 class I histocompatibility antigen, L-D alpha chain isoform X1: MLPVAFFVLFLTFSIANSETHSLTYIYTAFSKPVNLPGIHEFTAMGLLDNRMIDYYDSTTQKKIPKQDWMEEELKQEYWDKGTQSRQSKQQWFKVNIDILINRMRQTTNETHILQWMHGCEGVEDENGNLKFVRGVDMYNYDGDDFLGFDDEHQVWVAPVEAALTTKRKWDEVTALKDYTKGYLEKECIEWMSTFLKYSQPQLKKASAPEVYLFAREAREKSNIVLTCLATGFYPKDIIMYIKRNGRNLTIEDGVVTSGVRPNDDDTHQRRDHVEILRTDSASYSCQIIHAASNMNVENSWDHHLPPNESIPIAAIVVPVLLVLIGGAIVLFVLFKKGIIGKKREDVPAGRDPVNVPLIDGKKREDVPAGRDLVNVPLISGWYFPFQSFASCVNISLLGERTI, from the exons aGACACACTCCCTGACCTACATCTACACGGCCTTCTCCAAACCTGTGAACCTCCCAGGAATCCATGAATTCACTGCTATGGGTCTGCTGGACAACAGAATGATCGACTACTATGACAGCACTACTCAAAAGAAAATTCCCAAACAGGACTGGATGGAGGAGGAACTCAAGCAGGAATACTGGGATAAAGGAACTCAGTCCCGGCAGAGCAAGCAGCAGTGGTTCAAGGTTAACATCGACATCCTGATCAACCGGATGAGACAAACTACTAATG AAACTCACATTCTCCAGTGGATGCATGGATGTGAAGGTGTAGAAGATGAAAATGGTAACCTCAAGTTTGTGCGTGGTGTGGACATGTACAATTATGATGGAGATGACTTCCTGGGATTTGATGATGAGCATCAGGTTTGGGTGGCTCCAGTGGAGGCAGCCCTCACCACCAAGAGGAAGTGGGATGAAGTCACAGCTCTGAAAGACTACACCAAGGGTTACCTGGAGAAGGAGTGCATTGAATGGATGAGCACCTTCCTGAAATATTCACAACCACAGCTCAAAAAAGCCT CTGCACCTGAAGTTTACCTGTTTGCAAGAGAAGCTAGAGAAAAGTCAAACATTGTTCTGACGTGCCTCGCCACTGGATTTTATCCCAAAGACATCATTATGTACATCAAAAGAAATGGCCGAAATCTCACAATTGAAGACGGAGTGGTGACCTCTGGAGTTCGACCAAATGACGACGACACCCATCAAAGGAGAGACCATGTGGAGATTCTCAGGACTGACTCCGCCTCCTACAGCTGTCAGATCATTCATGCTGCTTCCAACATGAACGTGGAGAACTCGTGGG atcatCATCTTCCTCCAAATGAAAGCATCCCCATTGCCGCTATCGTTGTTCCCGTACTTTTGGTCCTGATTGGTGGTGCCATAGTTCTGTTCgtgttgtttaaaaaaggaatcATCG GTAAAAAAAGGGAGGATGTTCCTGCCG GAAGAGACCCGGTGAATGTGCCTTTAATTGATG gTAAAAAAAGGGAGGATGTTCCTGCCG GAAGAGACCTGGTGAATGTGCCTTTAATTAGTGGTTGGTATTTTCCATTTCAGAGCTTTGCATCATGTGTAAATATTTCTCTGCTAGGGGAAAGGACTATTTAA
- the LOC112162437 gene encoding H-2 class I histocompatibility antigen, L-D alpha chain isoform X2 — MLPVAFFVLFLTFSIANSETHSLTYIYTAFSKPVNLPGIHEFTAMGLLDNRMIDYYDSTTQKKIPKQDWMEEELKQEYWDKGTQSRQSKQQWFKVNIDILINRMRQTTNETHILQWMHGCEGVEDENGNLKFVRGVDMYNYDGDDFLGFDDEHQVWVAPVEAALTTKRKWDEVTALKDYTKGYLEKECIEWMSTFLKYSQPQLKKASAPEVYLFAREAREKSNIVLTCLATGFYPKDIIMYIKRNGRNLTIEDGVVTSGVRPNDDDTHQRRDHVEILRTDSASYSCQIIHAASNMNVENSWDHHLPPNESIPIAAIVVPVLLVLIGGAIVLFVLFKKGIIGKKREDVPAGRDPVNVPLIDGRDLVNVPLISGWYFPFQSFASCVNISLLGERTI; from the exons aGACACACTCCCTGACCTACATCTACACGGCCTTCTCCAAACCTGTGAACCTCCCAGGAATCCATGAATTCACTGCTATGGGTCTGCTGGACAACAGAATGATCGACTACTATGACAGCACTACTCAAAAGAAAATTCCCAAACAGGACTGGATGGAGGAGGAACTCAAGCAGGAATACTGGGATAAAGGAACTCAGTCCCGGCAGAGCAAGCAGCAGTGGTTCAAGGTTAACATCGACATCCTGATCAACCGGATGAGACAAACTACTAATG AAACTCACATTCTCCAGTGGATGCATGGATGTGAAGGTGTAGAAGATGAAAATGGTAACCTCAAGTTTGTGCGTGGTGTGGACATGTACAATTATGATGGAGATGACTTCCTGGGATTTGATGATGAGCATCAGGTTTGGGTGGCTCCAGTGGAGGCAGCCCTCACCACCAAGAGGAAGTGGGATGAAGTCACAGCTCTGAAAGACTACACCAAGGGTTACCTGGAGAAGGAGTGCATTGAATGGATGAGCACCTTCCTGAAATATTCACAACCACAGCTCAAAAAAGCCT CTGCACCTGAAGTTTACCTGTTTGCAAGAGAAGCTAGAGAAAAGTCAAACATTGTTCTGACGTGCCTCGCCACTGGATTTTATCCCAAAGACATCATTATGTACATCAAAAGAAATGGCCGAAATCTCACAATTGAAGACGGAGTGGTGACCTCTGGAGTTCGACCAAATGACGACGACACCCATCAAAGGAGAGACCATGTGGAGATTCTCAGGACTGACTCCGCCTCCTACAGCTGTCAGATCATTCATGCTGCTTCCAACATGAACGTGGAGAACTCGTGGG atcatCATCTTCCTCCAAATGAAAGCATCCCCATTGCCGCTATCGTTGTTCCCGTACTTTTGGTCCTGATTGGTGGTGCCATAGTTCTGTTCgtgttgtttaaaaaaggaatcATCG GTAAAAAAAGGGAGGATGTTCCTGCCG GAAGAGACCCGGTGAATGTGCCTTTAATTGATG GAAGAGACCTGGTGAATGTGCCTTTAATTAGTGGTTGGTATTTTCCATTTCAGAGCTTTGCATCATGTGTAAATATTTCTCTGCTAGGGGAAAGGACTATTTAA
- the LOC112162437 gene encoding H-2 class I histocompatibility antigen, L-D alpha chain isoform X3 has translation MLPVAFFVLFLTFSIANSETHSLTYIYTAFSKPVNLPGIHEFTAMGLLDNRMIDYYDSTTQKKIPKQDWMEEELKQEYWDKGTQSRQSKQQWFKVNIDILINRMRQTTNETHILQWMHGCEGVEDENGNLKFVRGVDMYNYDGDDFLGFDDEHQVWVAPVEAALTTKRKWDEVTALKDYTKGYLEKECIEWMSTFLKYSQPQLKKASAPEVYLFAREAREKSNIVLTCLATGFYPKDIIMYIKRNGRNLTIEDGVVTSGVRPNDDDTHQRRDHVEILRTDSASYSCQIIHAASNMNVENSWDHHLPPNESIPIAAIVVPVLLVLIGGAIVLFVLFKKGIIGKKREDVPAGRDLVNVPLISGWYFPFQSFASCVNISLLGERTI, from the exons aGACACACTCCCTGACCTACATCTACACGGCCTTCTCCAAACCTGTGAACCTCCCAGGAATCCATGAATTCACTGCTATGGGTCTGCTGGACAACAGAATGATCGACTACTATGACAGCACTACTCAAAAGAAAATTCCCAAACAGGACTGGATGGAGGAGGAACTCAAGCAGGAATACTGGGATAAAGGAACTCAGTCCCGGCAGAGCAAGCAGCAGTGGTTCAAGGTTAACATCGACATCCTGATCAACCGGATGAGACAAACTACTAATG AAACTCACATTCTCCAGTGGATGCATGGATGTGAAGGTGTAGAAGATGAAAATGGTAACCTCAAGTTTGTGCGTGGTGTGGACATGTACAATTATGATGGAGATGACTTCCTGGGATTTGATGATGAGCATCAGGTTTGGGTGGCTCCAGTGGAGGCAGCCCTCACCACCAAGAGGAAGTGGGATGAAGTCACAGCTCTGAAAGACTACACCAAGGGTTACCTGGAGAAGGAGTGCATTGAATGGATGAGCACCTTCCTGAAATATTCACAACCACAGCTCAAAAAAGCCT CTGCACCTGAAGTTTACCTGTTTGCAAGAGAAGCTAGAGAAAAGTCAAACATTGTTCTGACGTGCCTCGCCACTGGATTTTATCCCAAAGACATCATTATGTACATCAAAAGAAATGGCCGAAATCTCACAATTGAAGACGGAGTGGTGACCTCTGGAGTTCGACCAAATGACGACGACACCCATCAAAGGAGAGACCATGTGGAGATTCTCAGGACTGACTCCGCCTCCTACAGCTGTCAGATCATTCATGCTGCTTCCAACATGAACGTGGAGAACTCGTGGG atcatCATCTTCCTCCAAATGAAAGCATCCCCATTGCCGCTATCGTTGTTCCCGTACTTTTGGTCCTGATTGGTGGTGCCATAGTTCTGTTCgtgttgtttaaaaaaggaatcATCG GTAAAAAAAGGGAGGATGTTCCTGCCG GAAGAGACCTGGTGAATGTGCCTTTAATTAGTGGTTGGTATTTTCCATTTCAGAGCTTTGCATCATGTGTAAATATTTCTCTGCTAGGGGAAAGGACTATTTAA